From a region of the Rhizobium sp. CB3090 genome:
- the repC gene encoding plasmid replication protein RepC, with protein sequence MQTGNVTTPFGRRPVSLALVRRQQAAVEIKAGKSAEKWKIFRDVSAAMAPLGIQSNSLAVLDALLSFYPDNELRQDAQLIVFPSNTQLSLRAHGMAGSTLRRHLAALVEAGLIIRKDSANGKRYARRDDDGDVESAFGFDLSPLLSRAEELAMLAQQVVAERAAFRKMKENLTICRRDVRKLITAAMEEGAEGDWQAIEDIYVALIARLPRTPSIADVNGILEEMQMLKEEVLNRLETQEKLENPGANGAQIEQHIQNSKPESIHELEPCSEDRRGAKSSKPTRTEREGLKAFPLGLVLKACPQVSNYAAGGSIGNWRELMSAAVVVRSMLGISPSAYQEACEVMGPENAAVAVAGILERANMINSPGGYLRELTRRSERGQFSLGPMIMALLKANGVAQSRVG encoded by the coding sequence ATGCAAACGGGAAATGTGACGACGCCCTTCGGGCGGCGGCCGGTTTCGCTTGCCCTGGTGAGACGGCAGCAAGCTGCCGTAGAAATCAAGGCAGGTAAGTCGGCCGAGAAATGGAAAATCTTTCGCGACGTCTCTGCGGCGATGGCGCCGCTCGGCATTCAGTCGAACAGCCTCGCAGTACTCGATGCGCTTTTGAGCTTTTATCCGGACAACGAGCTGCGCCAGGACGCGCAGCTGATCGTATTCCCTTCGAATACACAGCTGTCGTTGCGAGCTCATGGAATGGCAGGATCGACTCTGCGGCGCCATCTCGCCGCACTTGTCGAAGCTGGTTTGATCATTCGAAAGGATAGCGCCAATGGCAAGCGCTACGCCCGCAGGGATGACGATGGCGACGTCGAAAGCGCCTTCGGTTTCGATCTATCCCCGCTTCTTTCCCGTGCTGAAGAACTCGCGATGCTGGCGCAGCAGGTCGTCGCGGAGCGCGCCGCCTTCCGGAAGATGAAAGAGAACCTGACGATCTGCCGGCGTGACGTGCGCAAGCTGATCACCGCGGCGATGGAGGAAGGCGCAGAGGGCGATTGGCAGGCCATTGAGGACATCTATGTAGCGCTGATTGCACGCCTCCCGCGCACGCCGTCGATAGCCGACGTCAACGGAATCCTCGAAGAAATGCAGATGCTGAAAGAGGAAGTACTCAACCGGCTGGAAACTCAGGAAAAATTAGAAAATCCAGGCGCCAATGGCGCCCAAATCGAGCAGCACATACAGAATTCAAAACCCGAATCCATCCATGAACTTGAACCTTGCTCTGAAGACAGGCGGGGGGCAAAATCGAGCAAGCCAACTAGGACGGAGAGGGAAGGGTTGAAGGCATTTCCGCTTGGCTTGGTTTTGAAGGCGTGCCCGCAAGTCTCAAATTACGCCGCCGGCGGTTCGATCGGGAACTGGCGTGAATTGATGTCCGCGGCTGTTGTCGTTCGCTCGATGTTGGGCATCAGCCCATCGGCTTATCAGGAGGCTTGCGAAGTCATGGGGCCGGAAAATGCGGCCGTCGCCGTTGCCGGCATCCTGGAGCGAGCAAACATGATCAACTCGCCCGGCGGGTATCTCCGTGAACTGACGCGACGCTCCGAGCGTGGACAGTTTTCACTGGGGCCGATGATCATGGCCTTGTTGAAGGCGAATGGTGTTGCGCAAAGCCGAGTGGGGTAG